GCGGTGAGCGACGTCTGTGAGCCGTCGGCCGCAGTAAACGACTGGTCGGCGAGCGGGACGGCGTCGCCGTAGCCGAGCGGCTGGGCGGTGGCGCCGGCCGCCACGAAGAGGACGAGCGAAAGGAATCGGAGCATCAAGAGGTGGGGTCAGCAGAGCGGCCGGTCTCGCCGGAGCGGACGGCGGCCACGGAGGCGGAGAGTTCGTCGTAGGACATCATCCCGACGTGCGTGTCCTGCACGATCCCGTCGCCGTCGAGGACCATCGTAATCGGCAGGGCGCCGCCGACGAACGGGTTGAGCTGGGACGTCACGTCGCCCTGGCCCGTGTAGAGGTACGAGGGGTCGTCGACCTCGTGCTCGGCGAGGAACGCGCGGACGGCTGGGAGATCGGCGGACTGGTCGAGCGAAACGAACCGGACATGGACGCCCTCCTCGGCCATCTCGCGATCGAAGCGGATGAACTCCGGAAACTCCTGTCGGCACGGGCCGCACCACGTCGCCCAGAAGTTGAGGACGACGACCTCGGCGTCGAGGCCGTCGAGGTCGTCGACGAGCGCCTCGGCGCTGGCGACCTCGACCAGCGGGAGGTCCGCGCCGGGCCCGGCCTCGGTGTTGGCCGCCCGGGCCGTTTCGTGAGCGGGGTCGGAGGCGCAACCAACGACGACCACGGCGAGCAGGACGAGAAGAGAGCGCATGAGTCTTGAGCAGGTCGACGGCACAACGCGCGTCGGCGCGGCGAAGTGCCGCTAGGGCGCCGGGATTCGCTCGATGGGCACACGGCCCTCGGCGAGACCGTCCGCCAACAGGCCCCACGCGACGAGCCCGTCGTCCGACCGCGGCTCGAGGAGCATCACGACGAGGCGCCCGAGCGGCTGGTCGACCGGCACGACGAGTGCCGCCTCCCCGGATGCGTCGGCCGGCGCGGGCTCCCACGCGCCGAACACCTCTTGCATCCGGACGTCTTGGAACGCTCGCTCGGCCGTCCGCACGCTGTCGACGCGGAACGCCTCCCGGTCGCTGCGGGGCACGGCGGCCCGACGGTACGCGACGCCGTGGGCGTCGAGGAGGTCGGCCACGCGCTCCTGAACGGGGCCGCGGACGACGTACATCGCCGGGGCCGTGACGGTCTCCGACGGCGCGAACCGGACGTACGCCGGCATCCGCTCAGGCTCTCGGACATCGCGGCGCTGGTACATCGGGTCGCCCGTGACCGGGTGCGCCACGGTGTCGACCTCCCCTAGCAAGATGTCGACCGGCTGCGGCAGCGCCTCCCAGGTCGCGCGGATGGCCACGGTCTCCCCCATCACCCGCTCCCCGTCCGCCTCGGCGACGCGCTGGCGGACGTGCGACGCCTCCGCCCAGGCCCGGTCGAGGACCTCCTCCACGAACCGACGCGAGACGGCGACGCGCTCGCGGTACGGCGCGTAGCTGTAGGCCTCCGAGAGGATCCCGTACCGGCCACGCACGCCGACGTAGTTCGACGAGTACCGCGGCTGCGGGCTGTAGGAGTACCACCCCCGTGGCGCCGTGGCCTCCTCGCCGAAGGCCCCCGGGACGTTGCCGTAGTGGTAGATCGCGAAGTCGTCCGACGCGAGGACCGAATCCGTGATTGCCGGGAGCCAGCGGTCCCACAAGTCGGCGTCGATGCCCCGGGGCGTGTTGGGCGACAGGCCCGGCGCGTACGTGAGGTGGTACCCCATGAACGTCCCGTTCGTCGTGTGGAGGTCGACCACGACGTGCGGGTCCGCGTCGCGGATCAGGCCGACGAGCGCACGCGCCTCGGGCGAGGCCAGCTTGACGAAGTCGCGGTTCAGGTCGAGCCCCTGCGCGTTGGTCCGCGTTCCCACCCCATCGACCGGACCGAGCTGGTAGGGGCGATGGTCGTAGCCGGCGCGCTCGTTCCCGTCGGCGTTGTAGATCGGCGCGATCATCACGACGAGCGAGTCGGCCCACTCACGGTGGGCTCCGCCCGCCACGTCGCGGAGCAGTTCGAGCATGGCGTCCTTCCCCGCGACCTCCCCCGCGTGGATGTTGGCGAAGACGAGCACGCGCGCCTTGCCGGTCTGACAGATCGCGCCGGGCGTCGCGTCGGGCGCACCCCAGACGACGAACGGGAGCGCCCGCCCCTCGACCGTCTCCCCGAACGTGCCGAGGCGGACCCCGTCGGCCTCGGCGGCGACCCGGCCGAGGACAGCGCGGACCTCGTCGTAGGTCGACGTGCAGCGGTAGTCGCAGGCCTCGGCGGGCGTCTGCCACACGGCAGCGGACGAGCCGGCGGTCGGGGCGGAGGTGCTGCAACCGGCCGCGGCGACGGCCAGCGCGGCGATCCAGAGTCGGGTCACGAGGTGGGGTCGATGTCGGGATCCGTGGCGGCGAGCCGTCGGACCATCCAGCGGTTCAGCCCATACAGCACGGCGAGGGCGATGCTCCACTGAACGAGGCACGACATGGCGCTGTAGGGCTCGAGCGGGTCCCACCAGCGGCTCGTGAAGCTGGCCGTCGTGGCGAGGTAGAGCCACCAGCCGAGCAGGACGATGGCCTGAAGCGGAATCGCGTAGCGGATCCACCCGACCCAGATCTTCGGGATGCCCCAGTCGGACGGCGTCGCGACTTCCTCTCGAAGCGCCTCGGCCCCGTGGCGAATCACGGCGAGCGCGATGAACGCGCCAGACAGCATCAGCGCGACGCCCCACACGAAGTCCTGGTTGCCGAACACGTTGTCCGACAGCGCGCTGGGCACACCCACAAGGAACGCGACCACGCCGACGCCGAGGACGGCCTTGGGGCGCGGCGCACCCAGGTCCACGACGACGCGCGTCGACAGCTCGATCATCGAGATCAGGCTCGACAGCGCGGCGAACGTGAGGGCCAGGAAGAACAGGACTGCGAGCGGCGCGCCGAGCGGCATCTCGGAAAAGAGGGCCGGCATCCAGATGAACGTGAGCCCGGTCCCCCGCTCGCCGCTGGTCCGCATCACCTCCAGGACCTCCGGCTGCGTCATCTGCGGTCCAAGGACCGCGAACGCGATGCCGAAGATCATCGTCCCGGCCAGCAGCGACACCGTGTTGTTGCCGACCCCTGTGATGACGGCGTTCCGCACGACGCCGTCCTCCTTCCGCATGTAGGCGGCGTAGGTCAGGATGAGCCCCCAGCCCGCGCCGGTGTCCCAGGCGTTCTGGGTGAGGGCCTCCAACCACGTCGAGGCCGAGCCGAGCGTCGCCCAGTCCGGCGTGAAGAGGTAGGCGATGCCGGCGCCCGCCCCCGGCAGCGTCACCGCTCGGACGACGGCGAGGACGACGATCACGAGGAGCGTCGGGACGAGAATCTTGTTGGCCTTCTCGATGGTCGAGACGCCGCCGCGGACGGCCAGCACGCCCAGCCCCATCATCAGAGCGTGGAGGACGATGGGCCACGGCGAGGCCTGGAAGGCGTCCCACGCCGCGAGCGAGGCGTCACTCGTAACCGGCAGCCCGGAGAGCGTCGAGGTGGTGACGTAGTACGCGCACCACCCCGCCACGACGCTGTAGTAGCACATGATGGCCGCGGCGACGAACGCGACGAAGGCCCCGAGCCAC
This sequence is a window from Rubrivirga marina. Protein-coding genes within it:
- a CDS encoding TlpA family protein disulfide reductase, which codes for MRSLLVLLAVVVVGCASDPAHETARAANTEAGPGADLPLVEVASAEALVDDLDGLDAEVVVLNFWATWCGPCRQEFPEFIRFDREMAEEGVHVRFVSLDQSADLPAVRAFLAEHEVDDPSYLYTGQGDVTSQLNPFVGGALPITMVLDGDGIVQDTHVGMMSYDELSASVAAVRSGETGRSADPTS
- a CDS encoding sodium-dependent transporter, with translation MSDPPADASSADRFTSRWGLILSVLGIAVGTGNIWRFPRIAASNAGDDGAGAFLVAWLVFLVAWSIPLIIAEYALGQRGRMGVVGTFAKLAGGKVAWLGAFVAFVAAAIMCYYSVVAGWCAYYVTTSTLSGLPVTSDASLAAWDAFQASPWPIVLHALMMGLGVLAVRGGVSTIEKANKILVPTLLVIVVLAVVRAVTLPGAGAGIAYLFTPDWATLGSASTWLEALTQNAWDTGAGWGLILTYAAYMRKEDGVVRNAVITGVGNNTVSLLAGTMIFGIAFAVLGPQMTQPEVLEVMRTSGERGTGLTFIWMPALFSEMPLGAPLAVLFFLALTFAALSSLISMIELSTRVVVDLGAPRPKAVLGVGVVAFLVGVPSALSDNVFGNQDFVWGVALMLSGAFIALAVIRHGAEALREEVATPSDWGIPKIWVGWIRYAIPLQAIVLLGWWLYLATTASFTSRWWDPLEPYSAMSCLVQWSIALAVLYGLNRWMVRRLAATDPDIDPTS
- a CDS encoding M14 family metallopeptidase; the protein is MTRLWIAALAVAAAGCSTSAPTAGSSAAVWQTPAEACDYRCTSTYDEVRAVLGRVAAEADGVRLGTFGETVEGRALPFVVWGAPDATPGAICQTGKARVLVFANIHAGEVAGKDAMLELLRDVAGGAHREWADSLVVMIAPIYNADGNERAGYDHRPYQLGPVDGVGTRTNAQGLDLNRDFVKLASPEARALVGLIRDADPHVVVDLHTTNGTFMGYHLTYAPGLSPNTPRGIDADLWDRWLPAITDSVLASDDFAIYHYGNVPGAFGEEATAPRGWYSYSPQPRYSSNYVGVRGRYGILSEAYSYAPYRERVAVSRRFVEEVLDRAWAEASHVRQRVAEADGERVMGETVAIRATWEALPQPVDILLGEVDTVAHPVTGDPMYQRRDVREPERMPAYVRFAPSETVTAPAMYVVRGPVQERVADLLDAHGVAYRRAAVPRSDREAFRVDSVRTAERAFQDVRMQEVFGAWEPAPADASGEAALVVPVDQPLGRLVVMLLEPRSDDGLVAWGLLADGLAEGRVPIERIPAP